One region of Ictalurus punctatus breed USDA103 chromosome 6, Coco_2.0, whole genome shotgun sequence genomic DNA includes:
- the akap11 gene encoding A-kinase anchor protein 11 isoform X3, giving the protein MDACARIKGVSLKNRARIRKETIRESSALSLRSLLKNRKELSNVVPELHAREPQCLQQIHFICLPSYTGGEDFSLQAVTSLSTELSELLRSLHVHTLKDEEVLLIKDPKRTLDRKDGISQTSSSRAMCILRHGSPQQINVCTLLGLLSCYTAGIRYALEVQSLQRGISESCQAEDDDTNQSVSSIEEDFVTAFEHLEEEETVVYNKRNQRDVASQTLPSHFKDLSGSRIILSSFSKKSKSRLKSTCDVSESVQKSPTAWSMGAENDGNLSTPSNLPKRHVTSTSFTESDDSDCSSPSPIIFLDEVGYQKSLKAKLDIPKIPVLKEGVEDSDSEVCEFFDSFDQFDDLDQCFDSSMKVPEEQVLDVQKKKLSDSSGSKYESKGGSTIAMNPHKFDHRTLPANIRKPTPLKPGSPYSIHSDAPDSPRPVRTSCEESGGLFSPVHSSAFSPLGEGGGLECFWKLDGDVSELRKPQDLCSLYKTYSDFASSLSKEILGTVCGFSSPVDININKNLSCVCHKEFTNTNGHRMKLSDIQETVTIAKSHSQSLKDGIQKFATDLVEMSIGSALRDLQKGVSSCTTTLCHLAARLTSSVFHMAFQEIGMRHAYVLKERAINGLAGFLVGEAVSGALKEFLFVKKQIFNNTVTRFAADLAEELVFEGIMEVCQFSYPSTPLTPKDWSFEQQEEVVCSYASDLSESVLQEAFIELSKADVTFTTQAAISVSLDNICYVSAEDASQTTKICNAQSSYQNSQSLVQAGNQEEEDGCTVKKALYCVSGMASCVPVPAAGKAISYLHNPEEMCQYKSSISHTCQSSPKRSICSQGRAVTSTSNTSTATFSESVLGISKIRNVCGNLGNISTSAAEKPPVGKSFDTGSGSMVETIVGEAFDVVSTCKMKKKVDSCTDFLSKNLGSRMATCTGIAKSQDVACQSSPPYNLSISQKILSLIPKGDLTESSSFYSQPHLPSKNVDKTFCQSGLRNTRTLDKVSPEVQSAVMKDTLEVPSFEGGIRGGRKVVPEEGLNGSTGTKSSGCPGTPPSTPQQPSDISSEKTLKQFSKKLKGKLAKEFSPATPPPTPHYEPTPGLEEGSDSEKEEFMLRLMRSLSEEAVNNEDEDDEQEDGLHSVTLNTEQSPSVGNKMIERGALHYAERLACHIVSMATEMDTLSIGDVSKPESEEGNEGFALHSAQISEQTLNSLWTYAGEIAGEVISDVKRMMSSSNCHHKTVKRGSFKSDKHQHGDWKDCHFVSKSNQWFADLIPPVSSTHSNTSSRISTQAEYPSCESVTDEYAGYVIKVLKKDGGSRELILDQYASQVAYKSIKSGLAHAAQKIKQKSPLRLGLSRPLHQEGSRNICKIPPSESLPAVLTRGQEGSSSESMLCACQDVENIGKKEYMELVNFAESLAYNITCDVTRKLRMSTIRLPKSLTDSCLYRKSNVEDMAENLTKTAFSCSVLPYTGKNRQYHSTSSLDDGNYSNGVMQVIEHYARKIVDDTLEMTLGSTALQTAEERRSLELGSFTEKLTDAYKTCQYCQARDCLFCKNCHLKYHGMQRRMQQDSDTMVGLEIPKIHIDLEKRTVFAEEMVSAALEKAKKEHSSTSLNADSGIGYDGASFAESLTTEIMTSALSNVCQTINLSGPGSESVNVTESTISQQLNLSVGDDSLGSWSNLSFEEDHPDESSSFHHLSDSDYTEEKETEAKTFMGGAVRVERGRTEGDRALLVVSTDVWGQGPDPQLRTVLQWMAASITELPVMQLSQQSEREVQQFLHVVQRLRERDWRVGELLQALLRYYEECPTEEQPCAEDTRHERRSLFHWLLEHP; this is encoded by the exons ACTATCCGTGAGAGTTCAGCCCTGTCCCTGAGGAGCCTTTTAAAGAACAGGAAAGAGCTGAGCAATGTGGTGCCAGAGCTGCATGCTAGAGAGCCACAGTGTCTGCAACAA ATACATTTCATATGCTTACCTAGTTATACAGGAGGGGAGGATTTCTCACTACAG GCTGTGACCTCTCTCTCTACTGAACTGTCGGAGTTGCTAAGATCCCTACATGTACATACTCTCAAAGATGAAGAAGTGCTGCTCATCAAAGATCCAAAGCGAACCTTGGACAGAAAAGATGGAATCTCTCAG ACTAGCTCATCCAGAGCCATGTGCATACTGAGACATGGCAGCCCTCAACAGATCAATGTTTGTACTTTGCTGGGTCTACTGAGCTGCTATACAGCAGGGATCAGATATGCCCTGGAGGTACAGTCTCTGCAGAGGGGCATATCGGAGTCATGCCAAGCTGAGGATGATGACACCAACCAGTCTGTCTCTTCTATAGAGGAAGATTTTGTCACAGCTTTTGAACATCTTGAAGAGGAGGAGACAG TTGTATATAACAAAAGAAACCAGAGGGATGTGGCCTCCCAGACTCTCCCCTCCCATTTCAAAGATTTATCTGGGTCCCGTATCATCCTTAGTTCTTTCTCCAAGAAGTCTAAGAGTAGACTGAAGTCAACTTGTGATGTGTCAGAATCAGTACAGAAGTCACCAACAGCATGGTCTATGGGTGCAGAGAATGATGGGAACCTATCCACACCAAGTAACCTACCAAAAAGACATGTTACCTCTACATCATTCACTGAATCTGACGATTCAGACTGCTCTAGTCCAAGTCCCATTATTTTTTTGGACGAGGTTGGTTATCAGAAGAGTCTAAAGGCAAAGCTTGACATTCCAAAGATCCCTGTTCTTAAAGAGGGAGTAGAAGATTCTGACTCAGAAGTGTGTGAGTTTTTTGATAGTTTTGATCAATTCGATGATCTGGATCAGTGTTTTGATTCCTCAATGAAGGTGCCAGAAGAACAGGTCCTCGATGTCCAGAAAAAAAAGCTGTCTGACAGCTCGGGTAGTAAATATGAGTCAAAGGGTGGCTCAACAATAGCAATGAACCCTCACAAGTTTGACCACAGGACTCTACCAGCCAATATCAGGAAGCCCACTCCACTTAAACCGGGATCTCCGTATAGTATACACTCCGATGCTCCAGATTCTCCACGACCAGTGAGGACATCCTGTGAGGAGAGTGGGGGACTCTTCAGCCCAGTTCATTCGTCAGCATTTAGTCCTCTGGGAGAAGGAGGAGGCTTGGAGTGTTTTTGGAAACTAGATGGAGATGTTTCAGAATTGCGCAAACCCCAGGACCTTTGTTCACTATATAAAACTTATTCTGATTTTGCAAGCAGTCTCTCGAAAGAAATTCTTGGAACTGTTTGTGGGTTCTCTTCTCCTGTtgacattaacattaataagAACTTGAGCTGTGTGTGCCATAAAGAATTTACAAACACTAACGGACATCGGATGAAACTGTCCGATATTCAGGAGACTGTCACTATTGCCAAATCGCACTCGCAGTCTCTGAAGGATGGGATTCAGAAGTTTGCCACAGACTTGGTTGAAATGAGCATTGGCAGTGCCTTAAGAGATTTACAGAAAGGAGTGTCGTCCTGCACTACAACACTTTGCCATTTAGCTGCTAGGCTAACATCTTCAGTGTTTCATATGGCCTTTCAAGAGATAGGAATGCGCCATGCATATGTGTTAAAAGAGCGTGCCATAAACGGATTGGCTGGTTTCCTTGTTGGGGAAGCAGTCTCTGGAGCACTGAAAGAGTTTCTCTTTGTGAAAAAGCAGATTTTTAACAACACTGTCACCAGATTTGCAGCTGATCTTGCTGAGGAATTAGTATTTGAGGGAATTATGGAGGTATGCCAATTCTCATATCCTTCTACACCTCTTACCCCAAAGGACTGGTCTTTTGAGCAACAAGAGGAAGTGGTTTGTTCTTATGCTTCAGATCTTTCTGAGTCAGTTCTTCAAGAAGCCTTCATAGAACTGTCCAAAGCTGATGTGACTTTCACGACACAGGCAGCCATAAGTGTCTCACTGGACAATATCTGTTATGTCAGTGCTGAAGATGCATCTCAGACTACAAAAATCTGCAATGCCCAGTCAAGTTACCAGAATTCACAGTCCCTTGTCCAGGCTGGAAACCAGGAAGAAGAAGATGGCTGCACTGTGAAGAAAGCTTTGTACTGTGTTTCTGGAATGGCCAGTTGTGTTCCGGTCCCTGCAGCTGGCAAAGCTATATCCTACCTGCATAACCCTGAGGAAATGTGTCAGTATAAGTCCAGCATTAGTCACACTTGCCAGAGCAGCCCTAAAAGAAGCATTTGTTCCCAAGGAAGGGCAGTGACCTCAACTTCAAACACATCCACTGCAACATTTTCTGAGTCAGTGCTAGGTATTTCCAAAATCCGTAATGTCTGTGGTAATCTTGGGAATATATCTACAAGTGCTGCTGAGAAACCTCCAGTGGGAAAAAGTTTTGATACAGGTTCTGGTTCTATGGTTGAGACAATAGTGGGTGAAGCGTTTGACGTTGTGTCCACatgcaaaatgaagaaaaaagtgGACAGTTGTACTGATTTCTTAAGTAAAAATCTAGGGAGTCGGATGGCTACATGTACTGGTATAGCAAAATCCCAGGACGTGGCATGTCAAAGTTCACCACCTTATAATTTAAGCATATCACAGAAAATCTTGTCTTTAATTCCTAAAGGGGATTTGACTGAGTCATCATCATTTTACTCTCAACCTCACTTGCCTTCGAAGAACGTAGATAAAACATTTTGTCAATCTGGCTTAAGAAATACCCGTACGCTCGACAAAGTCTCGCCAGAAGTCCAGTCTGCCGTGATGAAGGATACTTTGGAAGTGCCTAGTTTTGAAGGGGGCATCCGTGGAGGCAGAAAAGTCGTCCCAGAAGAGGGGCTTAATGGCAGCACTGGAACAAAATCCAGTGGATGCCCTGGCACTCCTCCCTCAACTCCCCAACAACCATCAGACATCTCGAGTGAGAAAACGCTTAAACAGTTTTCAAAGAAGCTCAAGGGCAAGCTTGCAAAGGAATTCTCCCCTGcaacacccccacccaccccacaTTATGAGCCCACTCCAGGACTCGAAGAGGGCTCAGATTCAGAGAAAGAGGAATTCATGCTGAGGCTCATGAGGTCCCTTTCTGAAGAAGCTGTCAacaatgaagatgaagatgatgagcaGGAAGATGGTCTCCACTCTGTGACCCTTAACACAGAGCAAAGTCCCAGTGTGGGAAACAAAATGATTGAGAGAGGGGCTCTGCATTATGCTGAGCGTTTGGCATGCCATATTGTTTCCATGGCAACTGAGATGGACACTTTAAGCATTGGTGATGTAAGTAAGCCAGAGAGTGAAGAAGGCAATGAAGGCTTTGCTTTACACAGTGCACAAATCTCGGAACAGACCTTGAATTCCTTATGGACCTATGCTGGGGAAATTGCTGGGGAAGTCATCAGTGATGTAAAGAGGATGATGAGTTCCAGTAATTGCCATCACAAAACAGTCAAAAGAGGATCTTTTAAGTCAGATAAGCATCAGCATGGTGACTGGAAAGACTGTCATTTTGTCAGCAAATCTAACCAGTGGTTTGCTGATCTCATTCCACCAGTTTCCAGTACTCACAGTAACACTTCAAGTAGAATCTCTACCCAGGCTGAGTACCCAAGCTGTGAAAGTGTTACTGATGAGTACGCAGGATATGTTATCAAGGTACTTAAAAAAGATGGAGGAAGCCGGGAACTTATCCTGGATCAGTATGCCAGTCAGGTGGCTTATAAGTCTATCAAATCAGGCCTAGCTCAtgctgcacagaaaataaagcaGAAGTCCCCTTTAAGGCTTGGCTTATCTCGACCATTACACCAGGAGGGCAGCCGTAACATTTGCAAGATCCCACCATCTGAGTCCTTACCTGCCGTTCTTACCCGAGGACAAGAAGGGTCCTCTAGCGAATCCATGCTGTGTGCTTGCCAAGATGTTGAAAACATTGGTAAAAAGGAATACATGGAACTTGTGAACTTTGCTGAGTCATTGGCCTACAATATTACATGTGATGTCACAAGAAAGCTAAGAATGTCCACCATCAGGCTTCCAAAATCGCTTACAGACTCATGTCTCTACAGGAAGTCAAATGTTGAAGACATGGCAGAAAATTTAACCAAAACTGCATTTTCATGTTCAGTGCTACCATACACCGGGAAAAACAGGCAATATCATAGCACCAGCAGCTTAGATGATGGAAATTACAGTAACGGTGTTATGCAAGTAATTGAGCATTATGCCAGGAAGATTGTTGatgacactttggaaatgacTCTGGGGTCTACAGCTCTTCAGACAGCAGAAGAGAGGAGGTCTTTGGAACTCGGTTCTTTCACCGAGAAGCTGACCGATGCATACAAGACTTGCCAGTACTGTCAAGCAAGAGATTGCTTATTTTGCAAAAATTGTCACCTTAAGTACCATGGAATGCAGAGGAGAATGCAGCAAGACTCTGACACAATGGTTGGTCTTGAAATTCCCAAAATCCACATAGATTTGGAGAAGAGAACAGTTTTTGCTGAAGAGATGGTATCTGCCGCACTTGAGAAAGCTAAAAAGGAACATAGCAGCACCAGCTTAAATGCAGACAGTGGGATTGGTTATGATGGCGCAAGCTTTGCAGAAAGCCTTACCACAGAGATCATGACGTCTGCATTGTCCAACGTCTGCCAAACCATCAACCTCAG TGGCCCTGGGAGTGAGAGTGTCAACGTGACCGAATCAACGATAAGTCAGCAGCTGAATCTAAGCGTGGGAGATGACAGTCTTGGCAGCTGGTCTAACTTGAGCTTTGAAGAAGACCATCCCGATGAAAGTAGTAGCTTCCATCACCTAAGTGACAG